In Sphingomonas sp. SORGH_AS_0950, the following are encoded in one genomic region:
- a CDS encoding type I secretion system permease/ATPase: MDFKTIRDDSGLTALAALLAIHRIAVEPEQLRHGLGHFHSLTGDDLVRLANGMDGVRAKTRRADWTELGRMPLPVLGNGPEGWFLIGRMQGEELLVQRAGAPVVKIGRAEFEAMWSGELVLIATRESARLNQRGFDISWFIPQIVRYRRLIGEVLLLTLALNLLGLAAPLFFQTVVDKVLVHGTMSTLAVLAIGFVAVSFWETAFGWLRTRLYSETSQKIDVELGARLFRHLLRLPLGYFEQRRVGDTAARVRQLETIREFLTNASLTVLIDPAFALVFLAVMALYSIKLFLISIIAIPAYIAVAVLVTGPLRNRLDDKFERGAANNALLVETIAGIQTVKAAAVEPQWQDNWERKLAGYSAANQRVIDLGNSGSQAIQLISKLNLAAILYFGAQAVIAQDMTVGALVAFNMFAQRVSGPVIRMAQLWQEFQQVRIAVDRLGDVLNHRVEPGSGSQTALPSIRGDVRFERVRFRYGDDGPWTLEDIDLAIPAGSTLGIVGSSGSGKSTLTKLLQRLYVPAGGRVLIDGTDVAQIDPAWLRRQIGVVLQENILFNRTVRENIALANPALPMERVMEAAELAGAHEFITRLPQGYDTMIEERGANLSGGQRQRLAIARALINRPRILIFDEATSALDAESEEIIQTNLKRMAAGRTVIIIAHRLSAIRQCDRIVALERGRLVETGSHDELLATGGRYADLHRRQMGVLYGIAS, from the coding sequence GTGGATTTCAAAACTATTCGTGACGATAGCGGGCTGACGGCGCTCGCCGCGCTATTGGCCATCCATCGCATCGCGGTCGAGCCCGAGCAGCTTCGCCACGGCCTGGGGCATTTCCACAGCCTGACCGGGGACGATCTGGTCCGTCTGGCCAATGGCATGGACGGGGTTCGCGCCAAGACGCGCCGTGCCGACTGGACGGAGCTGGGCCGCATGCCCTTGCCCGTGCTGGGCAACGGCCCGGAGGGCTGGTTCCTGATCGGCCGGATGCAGGGTGAGGAGCTGTTGGTCCAGCGGGCTGGGGCGCCGGTCGTGAAGATCGGCCGCGCCGAGTTCGAGGCGATGTGGTCGGGCGAACTGGTCCTGATCGCCACGCGCGAGAGCGCACGCCTCAACCAGCGCGGCTTCGACATTTCCTGGTTCATTCCGCAGATCGTCCGCTATCGCCGGCTGATCGGTGAGGTGCTGCTGCTGACGCTGGCGCTCAACCTGCTGGGGCTGGCGGCGCCCCTGTTCTTCCAGACGGTGGTGGACAAGGTGCTGGTCCATGGCACCATGTCGACGCTGGCGGTGCTGGCGATCGGGTTCGTCGCGGTGTCCTTCTGGGAAACCGCGTTCGGCTGGCTCCGTACCCGCCTTTATTCCGAAACCAGCCAGAAAATCGATGTCGAGCTCGGTGCGCGGCTGTTCCGCCATCTGCTCCGCCTGCCGCTCGGCTATTTTGAACAGCGCCGGGTCGGCGACACCGCCGCGCGCGTCCGCCAGCTGGAGACGATCCGCGAATTCCTGACCAACGCCTCGTTGACCGTGCTGATCGACCCGGCCTTCGCGCTGGTCTTCCTGGCGGTGATGGCGCTCTATTCGATCAAGCTGTTCCTGATCAGCATCATCGCCATCCCCGCCTATATCGCGGTCGCGGTGCTGGTCACCGGCCCGCTGCGCAACCGCCTGGATGACAAGTTCGAGCGCGGCGCGGCGAACAACGCGCTTCTGGTCGAGACGATCGCGGGCATCCAGACGGTCAAGGCCGCTGCGGTCGAGCCGCAATGGCAGGACAATTGGGAGCGCAAGCTGGCGGGCTATTCCGCCGCCAACCAGCGCGTCATCGACCTGGGCAATAGCGGGTCGCAGGCGATCCAGCTGATCTCCAAGCTGAACCTGGCCGCCATCCTCTATTTCGGGGCGCAGGCGGTGATCGCGCAGGACATGACGGTCGGCGCGCTCGTCGCCTTCAATATGTTCGCGCAGCGCGTGTCGGGTCCGGTCATCCGCATGGCGCAGCTGTGGCAGGAGTTCCAGCAGGTCCGCATCGCGGTCGACCGGCTGGGCGACGTGCTCAACCACCGGGTCGAGCCGGGCAGCGGCAGCCAGACCGCGCTTCCGTCGATCCGGGGCGACGTCCGGTTCGAGCGGGTTCGTTTCCGCTATGGCGATGACGGCCCCTGGACGCTGGAGGATATCGACCTGGCCATTCCGGCGGGCTCCACGCTGGGCATCGTCGGATCGTCGGGCTCGGGCAAGTCGACGCTGACCAAGCTGCTCCAGCGGCTCTATGTCCCGGCGGGGGGCCGCGTCCTGATCGACGGCACCGATGTCGCGCAGATCGATCCGGCCTGGCTGCGGCGGCAGATCGGCGTGGTGTTGCAGGAGAATATCCTGTTCAACCGCACGGTGCGTGAGAATATCGCGCTCGCCAACCCCGCGCTGCCGATGGAGCGGGTGATGGAGGCCGCAGAGCTGGCGGGCGCGCACGAGTTCATCACGCGCCTGCCGCAAGGCTATGACACGATGATCGAGGAGCGCGGCGCCAACCTGTCGGGCGGCCAGCGTCAGCGGCTCGCGATCGCCCGCGCGCTGATCAACCGCCCGCGCATCTTGATCTTCGACGAGGCGACCTCCGCGCTCGACGCCGAGAGCGAGGAGATCATCCAGACCAATCTCAAGCGCATGGCGGCGGGGCGTACCGTCATCATCATCGCCCACCGCCTGTCCGCGATCCGCCAGTGCGACCGCATTGTCGCGCTGGAGCGCGGGCGGCTGGTCGAGACGGGCTCGCATGACGAACTGCTCGCCACCGGCGGGCGCTATGCCGATCTTCACCGACGCCAGATGGGCGTCCTGTATGGAATTGCATCATGA
- a CDS encoding acyltransferase encodes MRSQRVDSLQVLRFVAAFLVLCGHAQQALVKLTGAPPRPWSVVPLDWGLGVDIFFVISGFVMYYMMHDRFGVPGVAADFLRRRVIRVVPLYYLFTTLTLVMGLVLHVPLPSTIRIVFSYLFLPGPTCDLYCTPLLTLGWTLNYEMMFYLVFAAGLLLPYRRGLMLIVGILLLLIAIAAPTPPDWRMIRFWGLPITLEFVAGMGVAHMFLRGMSIPRALAWTIVGAGFALAVLFYQIGAYDTIGRPFTGGLPAVMIVTASVLGLEPQRRTRWISWLIAGGNASYALYLSHPFAIHVGEILDARLGLSARSPALFLAMVILGALIGSAIVHVGIEKPMLRWLNRRWSREGSTGRGDGQPAPGRSGIIVKAETGAR; translated from the coding sequence ATGCGTTCCCAACGGGTCGATTCACTACAGGTCCTGCGCTTCGTCGCAGCATTCCTGGTCTTGTGCGGTCACGCGCAGCAGGCGCTGGTCAAGCTGACCGGCGCCCCCCCCCGCCCCTGGTCGGTCGTCCCCCTCGATTGGGGACTGGGCGTCGACATCTTCTTCGTCATCTCGGGTTTCGTCATGTATTATATGATGCATGATCGGTTCGGGGTGCCGGGCGTCGCCGCCGACTTCTTGCGCCGCCGGGTCATTCGGGTGGTGCCGCTCTATTACCTGTTCACCACGCTGACCCTGGTCATGGGGCTGGTGCTGCACGTGCCGCTGCCCAGCACGATACGGATCGTCTTCTCCTATCTGTTCCTGCCGGGACCGACCTGCGACCTCTATTGCACGCCGCTGCTGACGCTGGGCTGGACGCTCAATTACGAGATGATGTTCTATCTGGTGTTTGCTGCGGGGTTGCTGCTGCCCTATCGGCGGGGACTGATGCTGATCGTCGGCATTCTGCTGCTCCTGATCGCAATCGCCGCGCCTACGCCGCCCGATTGGCGCATGATCCGTTTCTGGGGCCTGCCGATCACCCTGGAGTTCGTGGCGGGCATGGGAGTGGCGCATATGTTCCTGCGCGGCATGTCGATTCCCCGCGCCCTGGCATGGACGATCGTCGGCGCAGGATTTGCACTGGCGGTGCTGTTCTATCAGATTGGGGCCTATGACACGATCGGCCGACCCTTTACCGGAGGGCTGCCCGCCGTGATGATCGTCACCGCTTCGGTTCTGGGGCTCGAGCCGCAGCGGCGAACGCGCTGGATAAGCTGGCTGATCGCGGGCGGCAACGCGTCCTATGCGCTGTATCTTTCCCACCCGTTCGCGATCCATGTCGGCGAGATCCTGGACGCGCGGCTGGGACTCTCGGCGCGGTCGCCGGCTCTGTTCTTGGCGATGGTCATTCTCGGCGCCTTGATCGGATCGGCGATCGTTCATGTCGGCATCGAAAAACCGATGCTGCGATGGTTGAACCGTCGCTGGAGCCGCGAAGGCAGCACCGGGCGCGGCGACGGCCAGCCTGCCCCCGGCCGATCGGGCATCATCGTAAAAGCTGAAACGGGAGCTCGGTAA
- a CDS encoding HlyD family type I secretion periplasmic adaptor subunit has protein sequence MSTLAQNWALFRTAWSEDRAERRGAARPLEHSFLPAALEVIERPVSPTARITAWLLMGGLALTGGWLVLGKVDVVASAQGRTVPAESVKLVQSATGGIVRRIWVHEGDVVRRGQPLVDLDPTLSSADEAQARQALLAAEIDVARNAAIVDGLSGGAGGFTAPEGTPADVAATQRRLVAAQIAGARATEAGLAAARRSALSDAEAAAQQMRTYAANQPLLDRQVQAVETLAQRGYASGMRVLEMQRQQRAEAGNRNVAAAQRSRGLSEAGRYAEELARSREQARQIALADLSKAQTEAMQRREELTKARQHSRMQRLTAPVDGTVQQLSVHTLGGVVESVRPLMVVVPNGQVTVEAKLLNRDIGFVRAGQSVAVKLEAYPFTRYGTVPGHILSVSRDAVTEEKSAPYYLARIALDRRTIGVDGRQVPLTPGLSATADIRTGQRRLIEYLIDPVSRDVSEAARER, from the coding sequence ATGAGCACGCTGGCGCAGAACTGGGCGCTCTTTCGCACCGCATGGTCCGAGGATCGTGCCGAGCGGCGCGGGGCGGCCCGCCCCCTCGAACACAGCTTCCTGCCCGCCGCGCTGGAGGTGATCGAGCGGCCGGTATCGCCGACCGCGCGGATCACCGCTTGGCTGCTGATGGGCGGTCTGGCGCTGACCGGCGGCTGGCTGGTGCTGGGCAAGGTCGATGTCGTCGCCTCGGCACAGGGGCGGACGGTCCCGGCGGAGTCGGTCAAGCTCGTGCAGTCGGCGACCGGCGGCATCGTCCGGCGCATCTGGGTGCATGAGGGCGATGTGGTGCGGCGCGGCCAGCCGCTCGTCGATCTGGACCCGACGCTGTCAAGCGCTGACGAGGCACAGGCGCGTCAGGCGCTGCTCGCGGCCGAGATCGATGTCGCGCGCAACGCCGCGATCGTCGACGGCCTGAGCGGCGGGGCAGGGGGCTTCACCGCGCCCGAGGGGACGCCCGCCGATGTCGCCGCGACCCAGCGCCGCCTGGTCGCCGCGCAGATCGCCGGCGCTCGCGCGACCGAGGCGGGACTGGCGGCGGCGCGGCGCTCGGCTTTGTCGGATGCCGAGGCGGCTGCGCAGCAGATGCGCACCTATGCCGCCAACCAGCCGCTGCTCGACCGGCAGGTCCAGGCGGTCGAGACGCTGGCCCAGCGCGGCTATGCATCGGGCATGCGCGTGCTCGAGATGCAACGCCAGCAGCGGGCCGAGGCGGGCAACCGCAACGTCGCCGCCGCCCAGCGCTCACGCGGACTTTCCGAAGCCGGGCGCTATGCCGAGGAACTGGCCCGTTCGCGCGAGCAGGCGCGCCAGATCGCGCTGGCGGACCTGTCCAAGGCGCAGACCGAGGCGATGCAGCGCCGCGAGGAACTGACCAAGGCGCGCCAGCACAGCCGGATGCAGCGGCTGACCGCGCCGGTCGATGGCACGGTGCAGCAGTTGAGCGTCCATACGCTGGGCGGTGTGGTCGAATCGGTCCGGCCGCTGATGGTCGTGGTGCCCAACGGACAGGTCACGGTGGAGGCCAAGCTCCTCAACCGCGACATCGGCTTCGTCCGCGCGGGCCAGTCGGTCGCGGTGAAGCTTGAGGCCTATCCCTTCACCCGCTACGGCACGGTGCCGGGCCATATCCTGTCGGTCAGCCGCGATGCGGTGACCGAGGAGAAAAGCGCGCCCTATTATCTGGCTCGCATCGCGCTCGACCGGCGGACGATCGGGGTGGATGGGCGGCAGGTGCCGCTGACCCCGGGCCTGAGCGCCACGGCGGACATCCGCACCGGTCAGCGGCGCCTGATCGAATATCTGATCGACCCGGTCAGCCGCGACGTATCCGAAGCGGCGCGGGAGCGGTAG
- a CDS encoding acyltransferase, with product MQKPRLDWIDAGRGFCGVGVVLYHVCDWFSEFSPDRFLLQDVALALAPLRMPLFFLISGILSQNIHKAPVEKRDARIVGLLFIYLFWSCILFSRSFLITLATGETAPTVGEFLTALAIPTIYWFLLCLPLFNVLIILCKNRIGPHPWPVLLVALAMALLSNVAQQRVEPMVTNTFGHVQVGPILFNFIWFALGAYFGEIYKRIVQQANGVRLLLTGLLCTFVIWASWGSDAAGVRLIKSILLLWFFANLLGMIPGRLAIMRIFKSVGKQTLPLYIFHILIIAGVGGLIRIMAPPLDAIHQSSIVANGVILGVTVFLTVICVVAGQWLSNSRFSWLIVPRYWGRAPRAERREAV from the coding sequence ATGCAAAAGCCGCGACTTGACTGGATCGACGCCGGACGTGGATTTTGCGGCGTGGGTGTGGTTTTATACCATGTCTGCGACTGGTTTTCCGAATTCTCGCCCGACCGTTTCCTGCTGCAAGATGTCGCGCTGGCACTGGCGCCTCTTCGGATGCCCTTGTTCTTCCTGATCTCGGGCATCCTGTCGCAGAATATCCACAAGGCTCCGGTCGAGAAGCGCGACGCCCGCATCGTCGGCCTGTTGTTCATCTACCTCTTCTGGTCCTGCATATTATTCTCGCGCAGCTTCCTGATCACGCTGGCGACCGGGGAGACGGCCCCGACGGTCGGTGAGTTCCTCACCGCTTTGGCCATTCCGACTATCTACTGGTTTCTGCTGTGCCTGCCGCTGTTCAACGTGCTGATCATCCTGTGCAAGAACCGGATCGGGCCTCATCCCTGGCCGGTGCTCCTCGTCGCACTGGCGATGGCGCTGCTATCCAATGTCGCGCAACAGCGTGTCGAGCCGATGGTGACGAACACGTTCGGGCACGTCCAGGTCGGACCGATACTGTTCAATTTCATCTGGTTCGCGCTGGGGGCCTATTTCGGCGAAATCTACAAGCGGATCGTTCAGCAGGCGAACGGGGTGCGGCTGCTCTTGACGGGCCTGTTGTGCACATTCGTCATCTGGGCGAGCTGGGGGTCCGACGCCGCTGGCGTTCGACTTATCAAGTCCATACTATTGCTGTGGTTCTTCGCCAATTTGCTGGGCATGATCCCCGGCCGACTGGCGATCATGCGGATTTTCAAATCGGTCGGCAAACAGACCCTGCCGCTCTACATCTTCCACATTCTGATCATCGCCGGGGTCGGCGGACTGATCCGCATCATGGCGCCGCCGCTGGACGCGATCCATCAATCGTCGATCGTGGCGAATGGAGTCATCCTCGGGGTCACCGTCTTCCTCACGGTGATATGCGTCGTGGCTGGCCAGTGGTTGAGCAACAGCCGATTTTCCTGGCTGATCGTGCCGCGCTATTGGGGGCGGGCGCCGCGAGCGGAAAGGCGGGAAGCCGTTTAG